A window of the Chloroflexus sp. Y-396-1 genome harbors these coding sequences:
- the pstC gene encoding phosphate ABC transporter permease subunit PstC, whose translation MAVTDLQKQSSFLRNTREKLIQVALLLAATVSILTTIGIVFSLLFETIAFFREVSIIEFLTETEWTPLFSVKKYGIWPLLSATLLTSAIALLVAVPLGLVAAIFLSEFASDNVRRTIKPLLEILAGIPTVVYGYFALTTVTPFLKNFIPTLSIFNSLSAGIVMGVMLIPYVASLSEDSLSAVPNSLREAAYGLGSTRFEVATRVVAPAAISGIVASIVLAFSRAVGETMIVAIAAGQNPRFTFDPTVPVMTMTSYIVQVSLGDTPYGSLSYYTLYAVGFTLFLFTFILNIFSYWMVRKFREVYD comes from the coding sequence GTGGCTGTTACTGACCTCCAAAAACAATCGAGCTTCTTGCGTAACACTCGCGAAAAACTGATCCAGGTTGCATTGCTACTCGCTGCTACTGTTTCTATTCTGACAACGATAGGCATTGTCTTCTCACTCTTGTTTGAAACTATTGCCTTCTTTAGAGAAGTTTCTATCATTGAATTTCTCACCGAAACTGAGTGGACGCCTCTCTTTTCAGTAAAGAAGTATGGTATCTGGCCACTATTATCGGCAACATTGTTAACCTCGGCGATTGCCCTATTAGTAGCAGTACCTCTGGGGTTGGTAGCAGCTATTTTTCTCAGTGAATTTGCTTCTGACAATGTCCGCCGAACGATTAAGCCATTGCTAGAGATTCTGGCCGGTATTCCGACCGTCGTATACGGCTATTTTGCCTTAACTACAGTTACCCCGTTTCTTAAAAACTTTATCCCAACCCTAAGCATTTTCAATTCACTCAGCGCTGGGATTGTTATGGGTGTTATGCTCATCCCATATGTTGCGTCGCTTAGTGAAGATTCACTCTCGGCGGTACCTAATTCGTTACGGGAAGCCGCTTATGGTCTAGGTTCTACCCGCTTTGAAGTGGCAACCCGTGTCGTAGCACCAGCCGCCATTTCAGGCATAGTAGCCTCGATAGTATTGGCCTTCTCGCGAGCCGTGGGTGAAACGATGATCGTGGCAATCGCGGCTGGACAGAATCCACGCTTCACATTTGATCCGACAGTCCCCGTCATGACGATGACCTCATACATCGTACAGGTCAGTCTTGGTGATACTCCGTATGGTTCATTGAGTTATTACACGCTGTACGCGGTTGGTTTTACCCTATTTCTCTTTACATTCATCCTCAACATCTTCAGCTACTGGATGGTTCGCAAGTTTCGGGAGGTCTACGATTAA
- the pstA gene encoding phosphate ABC transporter permease PstA, giving the protein MSTQERLRDNAKEAAELITSTTDTVDRGSGNLKWRHFKGTILSVLGWASIIFGLGVLAILIIDVINRATGIFTGGQNWLTWDFFNNFDSRFAQRAGARAAIVGTLYTISLTILFAFPLGVAAAIYLEEYANDNWFTRLVEINISNLAAVPSIIYGLLGLQVFARWLMLGRSIITGALTLALLVVPIIIVASRESIRAVPLSLRQASYALGATRWQTTWYVVLPQAIGGILTGSILAVSRAIGETAPLITIGALTFVPFLPRNLFDIFTVLPIQIFNWTSRPQDDFRALAAAGIVVLLAILLTINALAIYLRIRYQKRY; this is encoded by the coding sequence ATGTCTACACAGGAACGACTTCGGGATAACGCCAAGGAGGCGGCTGAACTGATCACCAGCACCACCGATACGGTAGATCGAGGAAGCGGCAATCTAAAATGGCGTCACTTCAAAGGGACAATCTTATCTGTCCTTGGCTGGGCCAGTATCATTTTTGGCCTGGGTGTTCTGGCGATTCTAATCATTGACGTGATCAACCGAGCAACTGGTATCTTTACCGGTGGTCAGAACTGGTTAACCTGGGATTTTTTCAATAACTTCGACTCGCGATTTGCGCAGCGGGCCGGGGCGAGAGCTGCTATTGTTGGTACCCTCTACACAATTTCGCTCACAATCCTTTTTGCATTTCCATTAGGTGTAGCAGCAGCAATTTATCTTGAAGAGTATGCAAACGACAACTGGTTTACCCGGTTAGTTGAGATTAATATTAGTAATCTAGCAGCCGTTCCCTCCATTATTTACGGCTTGCTCGGATTGCAAGTGTTTGCCCGCTGGCTCATGCTCGGTCGTAGTATCATAACCGGTGCGCTAACCCTGGCCCTCCTAGTCGTGCCAATTATCATCGTGGCCTCTCGCGAATCAATTCGTGCTGTTCCGCTAAGCCTGCGTCAGGCCAGTTACGCCCTCGGCGCGACTCGCTGGCAAACAACCTGGTATGTTGTACTCCCGCAAGCAATTGGCGGCATCCTCACCGGCAGTATTCTGGCCGTTTCACGGGCTATTGGTGAAACAGCACCACTGATCACGATCGGGGCGCTGACATTCGTGCCATTCCTGCCACGCAATCTCTTCGACATTTTCACAGTGTTACCCATCCAGATTTTCAACTGGACCTCGCGACCGCAAGATGATTTCCGTGCACTGGCGGCTGCCGGTATTGTGGTATTGCTGGCAATTTTGCTAACCATCAACGCACTGGCGATCTATCTGCGTATCCGTTACCAGAAACGTTATTAG
- the pstB gene encoding phosphate ABC transporter ATP-binding protein PstB encodes MTVHDLERNNPNALEARNMSVYYGSFRAVKNVNLAIEKNRITALIGPSGCGKSTVLRSFNRMNDLVPSARVEGEVLFHGENIYAPGVDPVNVRRRIGMVFQKPNPFPKSIYENVAYGPRVNGWRLSKREMDELVERSLRGAALWDEVKDKLNQNGLSLSGGQQQRLCIARALAIEPEVILMDEPCSALDPISTLKIEELMFELRRNYTIVIVTHNMQQASRASDYTAFFLMDNDRAGQLIEYGPTAQIFQNPKDERTEQYISGRFG; translated from the coding sequence ATGACAGTTCACGATCTCGAACGAAATAACCCTAATGCGCTTGAAGCGCGAAACATGAGCGTCTATTATGGCTCATTTCGAGCCGTCAAAAACGTTAATCTGGCAATTGAGAAGAACCGCATCACAGCGTTAATCGGACCTTCAGGCTGTGGTAAGAGCACCGTGTTGCGCTCCTTCAATCGCATGAACGATCTGGTACCCTCGGCACGGGTTGAAGGTGAAGTGCTCTTCCACGGAGAAAACATCTATGCACCAGGCGTTGATCCGGTCAATGTACGGCGGCGAATTGGAATGGTTTTTCAGAAACCCAACCCGTTCCCTAAGAGCATCTACGAGAATGTAGCCTACGGCCCGCGCGTCAATGGCTGGCGCCTCTCGAAACGCGAGATGGATGAACTGGTCGAACGATCACTGCGCGGTGCTGCGTTGTGGGATGAAGTTAAAGATAAGCTAAATCAGAACGGGTTATCACTGTCGGGCGGTCAGCAGCAACGCCTCTGCATCGCCCGTGCTCTCGCGATAGAGCCGGAAGTGATTCTCATGGATGAGCCATGCTCGGCACTTGACCCAATTTCGACCCTGAAGATTGAAGAGTTAATGTTCGAGCTGCGTCGGAACTACACGATCGTGATCGTCACCCACAATATGCAGCAAGCATCACGAGCTTCTGACTATACTGCTTTCTTCCTAATGGACAATGATCGGGCTGGTCAATTGATCGAATACGGACCAACCGCACAGATCTTCCAGAATCCGAAAGACGAGCGTACTGAGCAGTACATCTCGGGCCGGTTTGGATAA
- the rpmB gene encoding 50S ribosomal protein L28: protein MAMCELCGKKPSFGHNVSFSKRRTNRMWRPNIQKTKLMTADGQSVQVRICTRCMRTLAKTR, encoded by the coding sequence ATGGCAATGTGTGAACTCTGTGGTAAAAAACCTTCATTTGGACATAATGTCAGCTTCTCGAAACGCCGGACAAACCGTATGTGGCGCCCCAATATTCAGAAGACGAAGCTGATGACTGCCGATGGTCAATCGGTTCAAGTACGGATTTGCACTCGTTGTATGCGTACATTGGCGAAGACTCGCTAA
- a CDS encoding DegV family protein, giving the protein MATMKVITDGVSDIPFEVARELEIEVVPLLVRIDDRLYRIGIDISEDQVYDQLFNSHERVEIVKPTATTFEQLYRSLLGRYDYVFSIHLSQHLGSIFSEALAGRSRLPASSTRIEVIDSKLAGMALGSIAIAAAKAIREGMSPAEVKERIGQTIRHTHTAFFVDTMEYLEQSGLLTFGGSLIGSMQRIKPLMILDEGEIVPYERTRTRAKAIEGLFTFVEDFPHVEGVIIHYATTPEDVEKLLEKLDPIFPRDRVQVSRMGPAIAACLGPGAMAVTAFEGYDEA; this is encoded by the coding sequence ATGGCAACGATGAAGGTAATCACCGACGGTGTAAGTGACATTCCATTTGAAGTGGCACGCGAACTCGAGATTGAGGTGGTGCCACTCCTCGTCCGTATTGACGACCGACTCTATCGGATTGGGATCGATATTAGCGAAGATCAGGTCTACGATCAGCTTTTTAATAGTCACGAGCGGGTTGAGATCGTTAAGCCAACGGCGACGACTTTTGAACAACTCTATCGTAGCCTGCTTGGACGCTACGATTACGTCTTTTCGATCCATCTCAGCCAACACCTTGGCTCTATTTTCAGCGAAGCTCTGGCCGGACGTTCACGCTTACCCGCTTCAAGTACCAGGATCGAGGTGATCGACAGCAAATTGGCCGGTATGGCACTCGGTTCGATAGCCATTGCGGCTGCAAAAGCAATTCGTGAAGGTATGTCTCCGGCTGAGGTTAAGGAACGGATTGGACAAACGATTCGCCACACCCACACAGCCTTTTTCGTCGATACTATGGAATATCTTGAACAGAGTGGATTACTGACCTTCGGCGGTTCACTGATCGGTTCGATGCAACGCATTAAGCCTCTCATGATCCTTGATGAAGGCGAAATTGTGCCGTATGAGCGAACCCGCACCCGTGCGAAAGCGATTGAAGGTCTATTTACCTTTGTTGAGGATTTTCCTCACGTTGAAGGGGTGATCATTCACTATGCCACCACCCCTGAAGATGTGGAGAAACTGTTAGAGAAGCTCGACCCGATCTTCCCTCGTGATCGGGTACAGGTATCACGTATGGGACCGGCGATTGCAGCCTGCCTTGGCCCCGGTGCAATGGCAGTAACTGCGTTTGAAGGCTACGATGAGGCATGA